One part of the Larus michahellis chromosome 22, bLarMic1.1, whole genome shotgun sequence genome encodes these proteins:
- the SCN8A gene encoding sodium channel protein type 8 subunit alpha isoform X2 — translation MAARLLAPPGPDSFKPFTPESLANIEKHIAELKKKQRPKQDSSHRDDDEDSKPKPNSDLEAGKNLPFIYGDIPKGLVAVPLEDFDPYYMTQKTFVVLNRGKTLFRFSATPALYILSPFNLFRRIAIKILIHSVFSMIIMCTILTNCVFMTFSNPPEWSKNVEYTFTGIYTFESLVKIIARGFCIDGFTFLRDPWNWLDFSVIMMAYITEFVNLGNVSALRTFRVLRALKTISVIPGLKTIVGALIQSVKKLSDVMILTVFCLSVFALIGLQLFMGNLRNKCVIWPINVNETFLDNGSKGFDWEEYTNNMSNFYIIPGAPDPLLCGNSSDAGQCPEGYTCMKAGRNPNYGYTSFDTFSWAFLALFRLMTQDFWENLYQLTLRAAGKTYMIFFVLVIFVGSFYLVNLILAVVAMAYEEQNQATLEEAEQKEAEFKAMLEQLKKQQEEAQAAAMVTSAGTVSEDAVEDDGGGRMSRSSSEISKLSSKSAKERRNRRKKRKDKELSEGDEKCDNEKVFKSESEDGMRRKAFRLPDNRLGRKFSIMNQSLLSIPGSPFLSRHNSKSSIFSYKGRFRDPGSENEFADDEHSTVEESEGRRDSLFIPIRGRDRRSSYSGYSGYSQGSRSSRIFPNLRRNVKRNSTVDCNGVVSLIGGPPSSMPGGRLLPEGTTEIEIRKKPGGSLLVSMDQVNASYGRKDRTNSVMTGLTNTLVEELEESQRKCPPCWYKFANTFLIWECHPYWIKLKEIVNLIVMDPFVDLAITICIVLNTLFMAMEHHPMTPEFEHVLSVGNLVFTGIFTAEMFLKLIAMDPYYYFQEGWNIFDGFIVSLSLMELGLADVEGLSVLRSFRLLRVFKLAKSWPTLNMLIKIIGNSVGALGNLTLVLAIIVFIFAVVGMQLFGKSYKECVCKINPECELPRWHMHDFFHSFLIVFRVLCGEWIETMWDCMEVAGQAMCLIVFMMVMVIGNLVVLNLFLALLLSSFSADNLAATDDDGEMNNLQISVIRIKKGIAWTKAKVREFMQAHFKQREADEVKPLDELYDKKVNCIANHTGADINRDIDYQKNGNGTTSGIGSSVEKYIIDEDHMSFINNPNLTVRVPIAVGESDFENLNTEDFSSDTDPDGSKEKLDETSSSEGSTIDIKPEVEEVPVEAPEEYLDPDACFTEGCMQRCKCCQVNIEEGLGKSWWTLRKTCFLIVEHNWFETFIIFMILLSSGALAFEDIYIEQRKTIRTILEYADKVFTYIFILEMLLKWCAYGFVKFFTNAWCWLDFLIVAVSLVSLIANALGYSELGAIKSLRTLRALRPLRALSRFEGMRVVVNALVGAIPSIMNVLLVCLIFWLIFSIMGVNLFAGKYHYCFNETAEERFEIDIVNNKTDCEALMPPNSTEIRWKNVKINFDNVGAGYLALLQVATFKGWMDIMYAAVDSRKQEEQPKYEDNIYMYIYFVIFIIFGSFFTLNLFIGVIIDNFNQQKKKFGGQDIFMTEEQKKYYNAMKKLGSKKPQKPIPRPLNRIQGAVFDFVTQQAFDIVIMMLICLNMVTMMVETDTQSKQMEDILYWINLVFVIFFTCECVLKMFALRHYYFTIGWNIFDFVVVILSIVGMFLAEIIEKYFVSPTLFRVIRLARIGRILRLIKGAKGIRTLLFALMMSLPALFNIGLLLFLVMFIFSIFGMSNFAYVKHEAGIDDMFNFETFGNSMICLFQITTSAGWDGLLLPILNRPPDCDLDKEHPGSGFKGDCGNPSVGIFFFVSYIIISFLIVVNMYIAIILENFSVATEESADPLSEDDFETFYEIWEKFDPDATQFIEYSKLADFADALEHPLRVPKPNTIELIAMDLPMVSGDRIHCLDILFAFTKRVLGDSGELDILRQQMEERFVASNPSKVSYEPITTTLRRKQEEVSAVVIQRAYRARLARRGFISRRPVSTKLENGGTNREKKEGTPSTASLPSYDSVTKPEKEKQQRAEEGRRERAKRQKDVRESKC, via the exons ACCTTTGTAGTACTAAACAGAGGGAAAACACTCTTCCGATTTAGTGCCACACCTGCCTTGTACATTTTAAGTCCTTTTAATCTGTTTAGAAGAATAGCTATTAAAATTTTGATACATTCA GTATTTAGCATGATCATTATGTGCACTATTTTGACCAACTGTGTATTCATGACTTTTAGTAACCCGCCCGAATGGTCGAAGAATGTGGA GTATACATTCACTGGTATCTATACGTTCGAATCACTTGTGAAAATTATTGCCAGAGGTTTCTGTATAGATGGCTTTACTTTCCTACGCGACCCGTGGAACTGGCTAGATTTCAGTGTGATCATGATGGC GTATATAACAGAGTTTGTAAACCTAGGCAATGTTTCAGCTCTGCGCACTTTCAGGGTTCTGAGAGCTTTGAAAACTATTTCTGTAATTCCAG gcCTGAAGACCATTGTGGGTGCCCTAATTCAGTCCGTGAAGAAGCTGTCGGATGTAATGATCTTGACAGTGTTTTGCCTCAGTGTCTTTGCTCTCATCGGGTTGCAGCTCTTTATGGGCAATTTAAGGAACAAGTGTGTGATATGGCCGATTAATGTGAATGAGACTTTCCTGGATAACGGCTCAAAGGGTTTTGACTGGGAGGAATACACCAACAATATGT CAAACTTTTACATAATTCCTGGCGCCCCTGATCCTTTGCTCTGTGGTAACAGCTCGGATGCGGG CCAATGTCCGGAGGGCTACACGTGCATGAAAGCAGGACGGAACCCCAACTACGGTTACACAAGCTTTGACACTTTCAGCTGGGCTTTTCTGGCTTTATTTCGCCTTATGACTCAGGACTTTTGGGAAAACTTGTATCAATTA ACCTTACGAGCAGCAGGAAAAACCTACATGATCTTCTTTGTCTTGGTGATCTTTGTGGGATCGTTCTACCTGGTTAATCTCATTTTGGCTGTGGTGGCTATGGCTTACGAAGAGCAGAACCAGGCCACGCTGGAGGAGGCGGAGCAGAAAGAGGCGGAATTTAAGGCCATGTTGGAGCaactgaaaaagcagcaggaagaagcACAG GCTGCCGCCATGGTCACTTCGGCAGGGACCGTCTCTGAGGATGCTGTGGAAGACGACGGTGGGGGGAGGATGTCTCGGAGCTCTTCTGAGATTTCCAAACTCAGTTCCAAGAGCGCCAAGGAGCGTCGAAACCGAAGGAAAAAGCGAAAGGACAAGGAACTGTCAGAAGGAGATGAGAAGTGTGACAATGAGAAGGTGTTTAAGTCGGAGTCTGAGGATGGCATGAGGAGGAAAGCATTCAGGCTACCAGATAACAGGCTAGGAAGGAAGTTTTCCATCATGAACCAG tctctcctcAGCATCCCAGGGTCCCCTTTTCTCTCCCGACACAACAGCAAGAGCAGCATCTTCAGCTACAAGGGGCGGTTTCGTGACCCGGGTTCGGAGAACGAGTTTGCGGATGACGAGCACAGCACCGTGGAGGAAAGCGAAGGCAGGAGAGATTCCCTCTTCATCCCCATCCGCGGCCGCGACCGCCGGAGCAGCTACAGTGGCTACAGCGGCTACAGCCAAGGCAGCCGCTCCTCGCGGATCTTCCCCAACCTCCGCCGAAACGTGAAGAGGAACAGCACGGTGGACTGCAACGGCGTGGTGTCCCTCATCGGCGGCCCGCCTTCCAGCATGCCCGGGGGACGCCTTCTGCCTGAG GGTACTACTGAAATCGAAATCAGAAAGAAGCCTGGCGGGTCTCTCCTGGTCTCGATGGATCAGGTGAACGCATCCTATGGAAGAAAGGATCGAACCAACAGTGTAATGACGGGGTTGACAAATACCCTTGTTGAGG agctggaggagtCCCAGAGGAAGTGTCCCCCTTGCTGGTACAAATTTGCCAACACGTTCTTGATCTGGGAATGCCACCCGTACTGGATCAAGCTGAAGGAGATCGTGAACTTAATTGTCATGGATCCTTTTGTTGACTTGGCCATCACCATCTGTATTGTGCTGAACACTTTGTTCATGGCAATGGAGCACCATCCTATGACCCCAGAGTTTGAGCACGTGCTCTCCGTAGGAAATCTG GTTTTCACTGGAATTTTCACAGCAGAAATGTTCCTGAAGCTCATCGCCATGGATCCCTACTATTATTTCCAAGAAGGCTGGAACATCTTTGATGGATTTATTGTCTCCCTCAGTTTAATGGAACTGGGTCTGGCAGATGTGGAAGGACTTTCTGTGCTGCGATCTTTCCGATTG ctgaggGTCTTCAAACTGGCCAAGTCCTGGCCCACTCTGAACATGCTGATAAAAATCATCGGTAACTCAGTGGGTGCTTTGGGGAACTTGACCTTGGTGCTAGCCATCATCGTGTTCATCTTTGCTGTGGTGGGCATGCAGCTCTTCGGCAAAAGCTACAAGGAGTGTGTCTGCAAGATCAATCCGGAGTGTGAGCTACCCCGCTGGCACATGCACGATTTCTTCCACTCCTTCCTTATTGTCTTCCGTGTGTTGTGTGGGGAATGGATTGAGACCATGTGGGATTGTATGGAAGTAGCAGGACAGGCCATGTGCTTGATTGTCTTCATGATGGTCATGGTCATCGGAAACTTAGTG GTGCTGAACCTGTTCTTAGCTTTGCTACTGAGCTCCTTCAGTGCGGACAACTTGGCAGCAACAGATGACGACGGGGAGATGAACAACCTGCAGATTTCTGTTATTCGCATCAAGAAGGGCATTGCCTGGACGAAGGCGAAAGTGCGGGAGTTCATGCAGGCTCATTTCAAGCAGAGAGAGGCAGATGAGGTCAAACCCTTGGATGAATTGTACGACAAGAAGGTGAACTGCATTGCTAACCATACGGGGGCTGATATCAACAGAGACATTGATTATCAGAAGAATGGCAATGGCACGACGAGTGGAATTGGGAGCAGTGTGGAGAAGTATATCATAGATGAAGATCACATGTCCTTCATCAATAACCCCAACCTCACTGTCCGGGTGCCTATTGCTGTAGGGGAATCGGATTTTGAAAATCTCAACACAGAAGATTTCAGCAGCGATACAGATCCCGATGGCAGCAAAGAG AAACTCGACGAGACCAGCTCCTCTGAAGGTAGCACCATTGATATAAAGCCTGAAGTGGAAGAAGTCCCTGTGGAGGCACCGGAGGAGTATCTGGACCCTGACGCGTGCTTCACAGAAG GTTGCATGCAGCGCTGCAAATGTTGCCAGGTCAATATCGAGGAAGGGCTGGGGAAGTCTTGGTGGACCTTGAGGAAGACTTGTTTTCTGATTGTGGAGCACAACTGGTTTGAGACTTTCATCATCTTTATGATCCTGCTGAGCAGCGGTGCTCTG GCTTTCGAGGATATTTACATAGAACAGAGGAAAACCATCCGGACCATCCTGGAGTACGCGGACAAGGTCTTCACTTACATTTTCATCCTGGAGATGTTGCTGAAATGGTGTGCTTACGGATTCGTCAAGTTCTTCACGAATGCCTGGTGCTGGCTGGATTTCCTCATTGTGGCT GTCTCTTTAGTCAGCCTTATAGCTAATGCCCTGGGCTACTCGGAACTAGGTGCCATAAAGTCCCTTAGGACACTAAGAGCTTTGAGGCCTTTAAGAGCGTTGTCCCGATTTGAGGGGATGAGG GTGGTTGTCAACGCCTTGGTTGGCGCTATCCCTTCCATTATGAATGTGTTGTTGGTCTGCCTTATCTTCTGGCTGATTTTCAGCATTATGGGGGTTAACCTGTTTGCCGGGAAATATCATTACTGCTTTAATGAAACAGCTGAGGAGCGCTTTGAAATAGATATTGTTAACAACAAGACAGACTGCGAAGCGCTGATGCCACCCAACTCCACTGAGATTCGATGGAAGAACGTGAAAATTAACTTTGACAACGTTGGGGCAGGATATCTGGCTCTTCTGCAAGTT GCCACTTTCAAGGGCTGGATGGACATCATGTATGCCGCGGTGGACTCCAGAAAG CAAGAAGAGCAACCCAAGTACGAGGACAACATTTACATGTACATATATTTTGTTATCTTCATTATCTTCGGCTCCTTTTTCACCCTGAACTTGTTCATTGGTGTCATCATTGACAACTTCaatcaacaaaagaaaaag TTTGGAGGTCAAGATATTTTCAtgacagaagaacaaaagaagTACTATAATGCCATGAAAAAACTGGGTTCAAAGAAACCTCAGAAACCTATTCCCCGACCTCTG AACCGCATCCAAGGAGCTGTCTTTGACTTTGTTACTCAGCAAGCATTTGATATAGTCATCATGATGCTCATTTGCCTCAACATGGTGACCATGATGGTGGAGACGGACACACAAAGCAAGCAGATGGAGGACATCCTTTACTGGATCAACCTGGTGTTTGTCATCTTCTTCACCTGTGAGTGTGTGCTGAAGATGTTCGCCTTGCGGCACTATTATTTCACCATCGGGTGGAACATTTTTGACTTCGTGGTTGTGATTCTGTCCATCGTGG GAATGTTCCTGGCTGAAATCATTGAGAAGTATTTTGTGTCACCCACTCTATTCCGAGTCATCCGACTGGCTCGCATTGGACGTATCCTGCGTTTGATCAAAGGAGCCAAAGGGATCCGCACTTTGCTTTTTGCCTTAATGATGTCCTTGCCTGCCTTGTTCAACATTGGCCTCTTGCTGTTCTTGGTCATGTTCATCTTCTCCATCTTTGGCATGTCAAACTTTGCCTACGTCAAGCATGAGGCTGGCATAGACGATATGTTCAACTTTGAGACCTTTGGCAACAGCATGATCTGCTTGTTCCAGATCACCACATCAGCTGGCTGGGATGGGCTCCTGCTGCCAATCCTAAACCGGCCTCCAGACTGCGACCTGGACAAGGAGCATCCTGGGAGTGGTTTTAAGGGGGATTGTGGGAACCCCTCAGTggggatatttttctttgtgaGTTATATCATCATCTCCTTCCTGATCGTGGTCAACATGTACATTGCCATCATCCTGGAGAACTTCAGCGTGGCGACAGAGGAGAGCGCAGATCCACTAAGTGAGGACGACTTTGAGACCTTCTACGAGATCTGGGAAAAGTTCGACCCTGACGCCACCCAGTTCATAGAGTACAGCAAGCTCGCAGACTTTGCTGATGCTCTGGAACATCCTCTCCGCGTCCCCAAACCCAACACCATCGAACTCATCGCCATGGACCTGCCTATGGTAAGTGGAGACAGGATCCACTGTTTAGACATCCTGTTTGCCTTCACCAAACGCGTCCTGGGGGACAGTGGAGAGCTGGATATCCTGAGACAGCAGATGGAGGAAAGATTCGTGGCGTCCAACCCTTCCAAAGTGTCTTATGAGCCTATCACAACGACGCTCCGGCGTAAGCAGGAAGAAGTTTCGGCGGTGGTCATCCAGAGGGCTTACAGGGCTCGTTTAGCACGACGGGGCTTTATTAGCCGAAGGCCTGTCTCCACAAAACTGGAAAATGGAGGAAcgaacagggagaaaaaggaaggcaCCCCATCTACCGCGTCCCTCCCCTCGTACGACAGCGTCACCAAGCCCGAGAAGGAGAAACAGCAACGGGCGGAGGAAGGAAGACGAGAAAGAGCGAAAAGACAAAAAGACGTCAGGGAATCCAAGTGTTGa
- the SCN8A gene encoding sodium channel protein type 8 subunit alpha isoform X5, whose amino-acid sequence MMAYVTEFVDLGNVSALRTFRVLRALKTISVIPGLKTIVGALIQSVKKLSDVMILTVFCLSVFALIGLQLFMGNLRNKCVIWPINVNETFLDNGSKGFDWEEYTNNMSNFYIIPGAPDPLLCGNSSDAGQCPEGYTCMKAGRNPNYGYTSFDTFSWAFLALFRLMTQDFWENLYQLTLRAAGKTYMIFFVLVIFVGSFYLVNLILAVVAMAYEEQNQATLEEAEQKEAEFKAMLEQLKKQQEEAQAAAMVTSAGTVSEDAVEDDGGGRMSRSSSEISKLSSKSAKERRNRRKKRKDKELSEGDEKCDNEKVFKSESEDGMRRKAFRLPDNRLGRKFSIMNQSLLSIPGSPFLSRHNSKSSIFSYKGRFRDPGSENEFADDEHSTVEESEGRRDSLFIPIRGRDRRSSYSGYSGYSQGSRSSRIFPNLRRNVKRNSTVDCNGVVSLIGGPPSSMPGGRLLPEGTTEIEIRKKPGGSLLVSMDQVNASYGRKDRTNSVMTGLTNTLVEELEESQRKCPPCWYKFANTFLIWECHPYWIKLKEIVNLIVMDPFVDLAITICIVLNTLFMAMEHHPMTPEFEHVLSVGNLVFTGIFTAEMFLKLIAMDPYYYFQEGWNIFDGFIVSLSLMELGLADVEGLSVLRSFRLLRVFKLAKSWPTLNMLIKIIGNSVGALGNLTLVLAIIVFIFAVVGMQLFGKSYKECVCKINPECELPRWHMHDFFHSFLIVFRVLCGEWIETMWDCMEVAGQAMCLIVFMMVMVIGNLVVLNLFLALLLSSFSADNLAATDDDGEMNNLQISVIRIKKGIAWTKAKVREFMQAHFKQREADEVKPLDELYDKKVNCIANHTGADINRDIDYQKNGNGTTSGIGSSVEKYIIDEDHMSFINNPNLTVRVPIAVGESDFENLNTEDFSSDTDPDGSKEKLDETSSSEGSTIDIKPEVEEVPVEAPEEYLDPDACFTEGCMQRCKCCQVNIEEGLGKSWWTLRKTCFLIVEHNWFETFIIFMILLSSGALAFEDIYIEQRKTIRTILEYADKVFTYIFILEMLLKWCAYGFVKFFTNAWCWLDFLIVAVSLVSLIANALGYSELGAIKSLRTLRALRPLRALSRFEGMRVVVNALVGAIPSIMNVLLVCLIFWLIFSIMGVNLFAGKYHYCFNETAEERFEIDIVNNKTDCEALMPPNSTEIRWKNVKINFDNVGAGYLALLQVATFKGWMDIMYAAVDSRKQEEQPKYEDNIYMYIYFVIFIIFGSFFTLNLFIGVIIDNFNQQKKKFGGQDIFMTEEQKKYYNAMKKLGSKKPQKPIPRPLNRIQGAVFDFVTQQAFDIVIMMLICLNMVTMMVETDTQSKQMEDILYWINLVFVIFFTCECVLKMFALRHYYFTIGWNIFDFVVVILSIVGMFLAEIIEKYFVSPTLFRVIRLARIGRILRLIKGAKGIRTLLFALMMSLPALFNIGLLLFLVMFIFSIFGMSNFAYVKHEAGIDDMFNFETFGNSMICLFQITTSAGWDGLLLPILNRPPDCDLDKEHPGSGFKGDCGNPSVGIFFFVSYIIISFLIVVNMYIAIILENFSVATEESADPLSEDDFETFYEIWEKFDPDATQFIEYSKLADFADALEHPLRVPKPNTIELIAMDLPMVSGDRIHCLDILFAFTKRVLGDSGELDILRQQMEERFVASNPSKVSYEPITTTLRRKQEEVSAVVIQRAYRARLARRGFISRRPVSTKLENGGTNREKKEGTPSTASLPSYDSVTKPEKEKQQRAEEGRRERAKRQKDVRESKC is encoded by the exons ATGATGGC ATATGTCACAGAGTTTGTGGACCTTGGGAATGTCTCAGCATTGAGAACTTTCAGAGTTCTCCGAGCTTTGAAAACTATCTCTGTTATTCCAG gcCTGAAGACCATTGTGGGTGCCCTAATTCAGTCCGTGAAGAAGCTGTCGGATGTAATGATCTTGACAGTGTTTTGCCTCAGTGTCTTTGCTCTCATCGGGTTGCAGCTCTTTATGGGCAATTTAAGGAACAAGTGTGTGATATGGCCGATTAATGTGAATGAGACTTTCCTGGATAACGGCTCAAAGGGTTTTGACTGGGAGGAATACACCAACAATATGT CAAACTTTTACATAATTCCTGGCGCCCCTGATCCTTTGCTCTGTGGTAACAGCTCGGATGCGGG CCAATGTCCGGAGGGCTACACGTGCATGAAAGCAGGACGGAACCCCAACTACGGTTACACAAGCTTTGACACTTTCAGCTGGGCTTTTCTGGCTTTATTTCGCCTTATGACTCAGGACTTTTGGGAAAACTTGTATCAATTA ACCTTACGAGCAGCAGGAAAAACCTACATGATCTTCTTTGTCTTGGTGATCTTTGTGGGATCGTTCTACCTGGTTAATCTCATTTTGGCTGTGGTGGCTATGGCTTACGAAGAGCAGAACCAGGCCACGCTGGAGGAGGCGGAGCAGAAAGAGGCGGAATTTAAGGCCATGTTGGAGCaactgaaaaagcagcaggaagaagcACAG GCTGCCGCCATGGTCACTTCGGCAGGGACCGTCTCTGAGGATGCTGTGGAAGACGACGGTGGGGGGAGGATGTCTCGGAGCTCTTCTGAGATTTCCAAACTCAGTTCCAAGAGCGCCAAGGAGCGTCGAAACCGAAGGAAAAAGCGAAAGGACAAGGAACTGTCAGAAGGAGATGAGAAGTGTGACAATGAGAAGGTGTTTAAGTCGGAGTCTGAGGATGGCATGAGGAGGAAAGCATTCAGGCTACCAGATAACAGGCTAGGAAGGAAGTTTTCCATCATGAACCAG tctctcctcAGCATCCCAGGGTCCCCTTTTCTCTCCCGACACAACAGCAAGAGCAGCATCTTCAGCTACAAGGGGCGGTTTCGTGACCCGGGTTCGGAGAACGAGTTTGCGGATGACGAGCACAGCACCGTGGAGGAAAGCGAAGGCAGGAGAGATTCCCTCTTCATCCCCATCCGCGGCCGCGACCGCCGGAGCAGCTACAGTGGCTACAGCGGCTACAGCCAAGGCAGCCGCTCCTCGCGGATCTTCCCCAACCTCCGCCGAAACGTGAAGAGGAACAGCACGGTGGACTGCAACGGCGTGGTGTCCCTCATCGGCGGCCCGCCTTCCAGCATGCCCGGGGGACGCCTTCTGCCTGAG GGTACTACTGAAATCGAAATCAGAAAGAAGCCTGGCGGGTCTCTCCTGGTCTCGATGGATCAGGTGAACGCATCCTATGGAAGAAAGGATCGAACCAACAGTGTAATGACGGGGTTGACAAATACCCTTGTTGAGG agctggaggagtCCCAGAGGAAGTGTCCCCCTTGCTGGTACAAATTTGCCAACACGTTCTTGATCTGGGAATGCCACCCGTACTGGATCAAGCTGAAGGAGATCGTGAACTTAATTGTCATGGATCCTTTTGTTGACTTGGCCATCACCATCTGTATTGTGCTGAACACTTTGTTCATGGCAATGGAGCACCATCCTATGACCCCAGAGTTTGAGCACGTGCTCTCCGTAGGAAATCTG GTTTTCACTGGAATTTTCACAGCAGAAATGTTCCTGAAGCTCATCGCCATGGATCCCTACTATTATTTCCAAGAAGGCTGGAACATCTTTGATGGATTTATTGTCTCCCTCAGTTTAATGGAACTGGGTCTGGCAGATGTGGAAGGACTTTCTGTGCTGCGATCTTTCCGATTG ctgaggGTCTTCAAACTGGCCAAGTCCTGGCCCACTCTGAACATGCTGATAAAAATCATCGGTAACTCAGTGGGTGCTTTGGGGAACTTGACCTTGGTGCTAGCCATCATCGTGTTCATCTTTGCTGTGGTGGGCATGCAGCTCTTCGGCAAAAGCTACAAGGAGTGTGTCTGCAAGATCAATCCGGAGTGTGAGCTACCCCGCTGGCACATGCACGATTTCTTCCACTCCTTCCTTATTGTCTTCCGTGTGTTGTGTGGGGAATGGATTGAGACCATGTGGGATTGTATGGAAGTAGCAGGACAGGCCATGTGCTTGATTGTCTTCATGATGGTCATGGTCATCGGAAACTTAGTG GTGCTGAACCTGTTCTTAGCTTTGCTACTGAGCTCCTTCAGTGCGGACAACTTGGCAGCAACAGATGACGACGGGGAGATGAACAACCTGCAGATTTCTGTTATTCGCATCAAGAAGGGCATTGCCTGGACGAAGGCGAAAGTGCGGGAGTTCATGCAGGCTCATTTCAAGCAGAGAGAGGCAGATGAGGTCAAACCCTTGGATGAATTGTACGACAAGAAGGTGAACTGCATTGCTAACCATACGGGGGCTGATATCAACAGAGACATTGATTATCAGAAGAATGGCAATGGCACGACGAGTGGAATTGGGAGCAGTGTGGAGAAGTATATCATAGATGAAGATCACATGTCCTTCATCAATAACCCCAACCTCACTGTCCGGGTGCCTATTGCTGTAGGGGAATCGGATTTTGAAAATCTCAACACAGAAGATTTCAGCAGCGATACAGATCCCGATGGCAGCAAAGAG AAACTCGACGAGACCAGCTCCTCTGAAGGTAGCACCATTGATATAAAGCCTGAAGTGGAAGAAGTCCCTGTGGAGGCACCGGAGGAGTATCTGGACCCTGACGCGTGCTTCACAGAAG GTTGCATGCAGCGCTGCAAATGTTGCCAGGTCAATATCGAGGAAGGGCTGGGGAAGTCTTGGTGGACCTTGAGGAAGACTTGTTTTCTGATTGTGGAGCACAACTGGTTTGAGACTTTCATCATCTTTATGATCCTGCTGAGCAGCGGTGCTCTG GCTTTCGAGGATATTTACATAGAACAGAGGAAAACCATCCGGACCATCCTGGAGTACGCGGACAAGGTCTTCACTTACATTTTCATCCTGGAGATGTTGCTGAAATGGTGTGCTTACGGATTCGTCAAGTTCTTCACGAATGCCTGGTGCTGGCTGGATTTCCTCATTGTGGCT GTCTCTTTAGTCAGCCTTATAGCTAATGCCCTGGGCTACTCGGAACTAGGTGCCATAAAGTCCCTTAGGACACTAAGAGCTTTGAGGCCTTTAAGAGCGTTGTCCCGATTTGAGGGGATGAGG GTGGTTGTCAACGCCTTGGTTGGCGCTATCCCTTCCATTATGAATGTGTTGTTGGTCTGCCTTATCTTCTGGCTGATTTTCAGCATTATGGGGGTTAACCTGTTTGCCGGGAAATATCATTACTGCTTTAATGAAACAGCTGAGGAGCGCTTTGAAATAGATATTGTTAACAACAAGACAGACTGCGAAGCGCTGATGCCACCCAACTCCACTGAGATTCGATGGAAGAACGTGAAAATTAACTTTGACAACGTTGGGGCAGGATATCTGGCTCTTCTGCAAGTT GCCACTTTCAAGGGCTGGATGGACATCATGTATGCCGCGGTGGACTCCAGAAAG CAAGAAGAGCAACCCAAGTACGAGGACAACATTTACATGTACATATATTTTGTTATCTTCATTATCTTCGGCTCCTTTTTCACCCTGAACTTGTTCATTGGTGTCATCATTGACAACTTCaatcaacaaaagaaaaag TTTGGAGGTCAAGATATTTTCAtgacagaagaacaaaagaagTACTATAATGCCATGAAAAAACTGGGTTCAAAGAAACCTCAGAAACCTATTCCCCGACCTCTG AACCGCATCCAAGGAGCTGTCTTTGACTTTGTTACTCAGCAAGCATTTGATATAGTCATCATGATGCTCATTTGCCTCAACATGGTGACCATGATGGTGGAGACGGACACACAAAGCAAGCAGATGGAGGACATCCTTTACTGGATCAACCTGGTGTTTGTCATCTTCTTCACCTGTGAGTGTGTGCTGAAGATGTTCGCCTTGCGGCACTATTATTTCACCATCGGGTGGAACATTTTTGACTTCGTGGTTGTGATTCTGTCCATCGTGG GAATGTTCCTGGCTGAAATCATTGAGAAGTATTTTGTGTCACCCACTCTATTCCGAGTCATCCGACTGGCTCGCATTGGACGTATCCTGCGTTTGATCAAAGGAGCCAAAGGGATCCGCACTTTGCTTTTTGCCTTAATGATGTCCTTGCCTGCCTTGTTCAACATTGGCCTCTTGCTGTTCTTGGTCATGTTCATCTTCTCCATCTTTGGCATGTCAAACTTTGCCTACGTCAAGCATGAGGCTGGCATAGACGATATGTTCAACTTTGAGACCTTTGGCAACAGCATGATCTGCTTGTTCCAGATCACCACATCAGCTGGCTGGGATGGGCTCCTGCTGCCAATCCTAAACCGGCCTCCAGACTGCGACCTGGACAAGGAGCATCCTGGGAGTGGTTTTAAGGGGGATTGTGGGAACCCCTCAGTggggatatttttctttgtgaGTTATATCATCATCTCCTTCCTGATCGTGGTCAACATGTACATTGCCATCATCCTGGAGAACTTCAGCGTGGCGACAGAGGAGAGCGCAGATCCACTAAGTGAGGACGACTTTGAGACCTTCTACGAGATCTGGGAAAAGTTCGACCCTGACGCCACCCAGTTCATAGAGTACAGCAAGCTCGCAGACTTTGCTGATGCTCTGGAACATCCTCTCCGCGTCCCCAAACCCAACACCATCGAACTCATCGCCATGGACCTGCCTATGGTAAGTGGAGACAGGATCCACTGTTTAGACATCCTGTTTGCCTTCACCAAACGCGTCCTGGGGGACAGTGGAGAGCTGGATATCCTGAGACAGCAGATGGAGGAAAGATTCGTGGCGTCCAACCCTTCCAAAGTGTCTTATGAGCCTATCACAACGACGCTCCGGCGTAAGCAGGAAGAAGTTTCGGCGGTGGTCATCCAGAGGGCTTACAGGGCTCGTTTAGCACGACGGGGCTTTATTAGCCGAAGGCCTGTCTCCACAAAACTGGAAAATGGAGGAAcgaacagggagaaaaaggaaggcaCCCCATCTACCGCGTCCCTCCCCTCGTACGACAGCGTCACCAAGCCCGAGAAGGAGAAACAGCAACGGGCGGAGGAAGGAAGACGAGAAAGAGCGAAAAGACAAAAAGACGTCAGGGAATCCAAGTGTTGa